A single region of the Streptomyces vilmorinianum genome encodes:
- a CDS encoding amino acid permease: MTSAQVDQQHDGNQAADPGAAGEAGSGEGYHRALGARQIQMIAIGGAIGTGLFLGAGKGISKAGPSLILAYAIAGLVIFFIMRALGELLMYRPVSGSFSEYAREFIGPFAGFATGWTYWLFWVVTGITEVTAAATYMTYWWDIPQWLSALVFTIILYGANLISVKLFGELEFWFSMVKVTAIVGMILICAGILTLGFSDAGDTASVTHLWSDGGFFAGEHGIGSTLMSLQLVMFAFLAVELVGVTAGESKDPETVLPKAINTVPWRIAVFYVGALIMILSVVPWTEFQPGVSPFVAAFEKMGLGIGAAIVNFVVLTAALSSCNSGMYSTGRMLRDLALNGQGPRLFTRLTKNGTPLVGTTFSAALMLVGVWINYQWPGDAFDYVVSFATISGMWAWIVILICQIRYRLKADRGELPQSTFKAPGGIWASLFALAFIGMVVVMMGIDKDARVSLYCAPLWGLLLAVAYLVLKARDPQGAAFAKRS, from the coding sequence ATGACCTCAGCGCAGGTCGACCAGCAGCACGACGGCAATCAGGCCGCGGACCCCGGGGCAGCCGGGGAAGCCGGCTCGGGGGAGGGTTACCACCGGGCACTCGGCGCCCGGCAGATCCAGATGATCGCGATCGGCGGCGCCATCGGCACCGGCCTCTTCCTCGGCGCCGGCAAGGGCATCTCCAAGGCGGGACCCAGCCTGATCCTCGCGTACGCGATCGCGGGCCTCGTCATCTTCTTCATCATGCGGGCGCTGGGCGAACTCCTCATGTACCGCCCCGTGTCCGGCTCCTTCTCGGAGTACGCGCGCGAGTTCATCGGCCCCTTCGCGGGCTTCGCGACCGGCTGGACGTACTGGCTCTTCTGGGTCGTCACCGGCATCACCGAGGTCACGGCCGCGGCCACCTACATGACGTACTGGTGGGACATACCGCAGTGGCTCTCCGCGCTGGTCTTCACGATCATCCTGTACGGGGCCAACCTGATCTCCGTGAAGCTCTTCGGTGAGCTGGAGTTCTGGTTCTCCATGGTCAAGGTCACCGCCATCGTCGGCATGATCCTGATCTGCGCCGGCATCCTCACGCTCGGCTTCTCCGACGCCGGCGACACCGCCTCCGTCACCCACCTGTGGAGCGACGGCGGCTTCTTCGCCGGGGAGCACGGCATCGGCAGCACCCTGATGAGCCTTCAGCTCGTCATGTTCGCCTTCCTCGCCGTCGAGCTGGTCGGCGTCACCGCCGGCGAGTCCAAGGACCCCGAGACCGTCCTGCCCAAGGCGATCAACACCGTGCCGTGGCGCATCGCCGTCTTCTACGTCGGCGCGCTGATCATGATCCTCTCGGTCGTCCCGTGGACCGAGTTCCAGCCGGGCGTCTCCCCGTTCGTCGCCGCCTTCGAGAAGATGGGCCTGGGCATCGGCGCCGCCATCGTCAACTTCGTCGTCCTGACGGCCGCGCTCTCGTCCTGCAACTCGGGCATGTACTCCACCGGCCGCATGCTGCGCGACCTCGCGCTCAACGGCCAGGGGCCGCGGCTCTTCACCCGGCTCACGAAGAACGGCACCCCGCTGGTCGGCACCACCTTCTCCGCCGCGCTGATGCTCGTCGGCGTCTGGATCAACTACCAGTGGCCCGGCGACGCCTTCGACTACGTCGTCTCCTTCGCGACCATATCGGGCATGTGGGCCTGGATCGTCATCCTGATCTGCCAGATCCGCTACCGCCTCAAGGCCGACCGCGGCGAGCTGCCCCAGTCGACGTTCAAGGCGCCGGGCGGCATCTGGGCCAGCCTCTTCGCCCTCGCCTTCATCGGCATGGTCGTCGTGATGATGGGCATCGACAAGGACGCCCGGGTCTCGCTGTACTGCGCTCCGCTGTGGGGCCTGCTCCTGGCCGTCGCGTACCTGGTCCTGAAGGCCCGCGACCCGCAGGGCGCGGCCTTCGCCAAGCGCTCGTAG
- the clpS gene encoding ATP-dependent Clp protease adapter ClpS, translating into MSVAPIEIERTESAEEIHAVVEPDVPWVTLVHNDPVNLMSYVTYVFQAYFGYSKDKAHKLMLDVHHKGRAVVSSGTREEMERDVQAMHGYGLWATLTQDRG; encoded by the coding sequence GTGAGCGTCGCGCCTATTGAGATCGAACGCACGGAATCGGCCGAGGAGATCCACGCGGTCGTCGAGCCGGACGTGCCGTGGGTGACTCTCGTCCACAACGATCCGGTCAATCTGATGAGCTATGTGACCTACGTCTTCCAGGCGTACTTCGGTTACTCCAAGGACAAGGCGCACAAGCTGATGCTCGACGTGCACCACAAGGGCCGCGCGGTGGTCTCCAGCGGCACGCGCGAGGAGATGGAACGGGACGTGCAGGCGATGCACGGCTACGGTCTGTGGGCGACCCTCACCCAGGACCGCGGCTGA
- a CDS encoding nicotinate phosphoribosyltransferase — translation MNAADLGLQEEGAREALRNKGGGGRRVGVPSTALFTDQYELTMLQAALRGGTADRRSVFEVFTRRLPEGRRYGVVAGIGRVLDAVENFRFEAGVLGFLREQGIVDEPTLEWLAAYRFSGDIWGYPEGEVYFPGSPILRVEGSFAECVLLETVILSILNHDSAIAAAASRMSAAAGGRRLIEMGARRTHELAAVACARAAYVGGFDSTSDLAAGFRYAIPTVGTSAHAFTLLHDSERDAFRAQVETLGRGTTLLVDTYDVAEAVRTAVEVAGPELGAVRIDSGDLLLVAHRVRAQLDELGAKDTKIVVTSDLDEYAIASLAAAPVDAYGVGTQLVTGSGHPTCSMVYKLVARAQSADPKAPLTAVAKKSLGGKASVGGRKWAARRTDADGVAEAEVVGTGPVPAELAGRQLLVELVKGGDVVAREPLEAARSRHIAARAGLPMSAIQLSRGEPVLPTEYV, via the coding sequence ATGAACGCTGCGGACCTTGGGCTCCAGGAAGAAGGGGCGCGCGAAGCGCTTCGAAACAAGGGTGGCGGCGGGCGACGGGTGGGCGTGCCGTCGACCGCGCTCTTCACCGACCAGTACGAGCTGACCATGCTCCAGGCGGCCCTCAGGGGCGGCACCGCCGACCGGCGCTCCGTCTTCGAGGTGTTCACCCGGCGGCTGCCCGAGGGGCGGCGCTACGGCGTCGTGGCCGGCATCGGCCGCGTCCTCGACGCGGTCGAGAACTTCCGCTTCGAGGCGGGCGTGCTCGGCTTCCTGCGCGAGCAGGGCATCGTCGACGAGCCGACGCTGGAGTGGCTGGCCGCCTACCGCTTCTCCGGGGACATCTGGGGCTACCCCGAGGGCGAGGTGTACTTCCCCGGCTCCCCGATCCTGCGGGTCGAGGGCTCCTTCGCCGAGTGCGTGCTCCTGGAGACCGTGATCCTGTCGATCCTCAACCACGACTCCGCCATCGCGGCGGCCGCCTCCCGGATGTCGGCCGCGGCCGGCGGGCGGCGGCTGATCGAGATGGGCGCCCGGCGCACCCACGAGCTGGCCGCCGTCGCCTGCGCGCGGGCCGCGTACGTCGGCGGCTTCGACTCCACCTCGGACCTCGCGGCCGGCTTCCGCTACGCCATCCCGACCGTCGGCACCTCCGCGCACGCCTTCACCCTGCTGCACGACAGCGAGCGGGACGCGTTCCGGGCCCAGGTGGAGACGCTCGGCCGCGGTACGACGCTGCTCGTCGACACCTACGACGTGGCCGAGGCCGTCCGTACCGCCGTCGAGGTGGCGGGACCGGAGCTCGGGGCCGTACGGATCGACTCCGGGGACCTGCTGCTCGTGGCGCACCGGGTGCGCGCGCAGCTCGACGAGCTGGGCGCGAAGGACACCAAGATCGTGGTCACCTCCGACCTGGACGAGTACGCCATCGCCTCGCTGGCGGCGGCGCCGGTCGACGCGTACGGGGTGGGCACGCAGCTGGTCACCGGCAGCGGGCACCCGACCTGCTCGATGGTCTACAAGCTGGTCGCCCGCGCCCAGTCGGCCGACCCGAAGGCGCCGCTGACGGCGGTCGCCAAGAAGTCGCTCGGCGGCAAGGCCTCGGTCGGCGGCCGCAAGTGGGCGGCACGGCGGACGGACGCGGACGGCGTCGCGGAGGCGGAGGTCGTCGGCACGGGCCCGGTCCCGGCCGAGCTCGCCGGCCGGCAGCTGCTCGTCGAGCTGGTCAAGGGCGGCGACGTGGTGGCCCGGGAGCCCCTGGAGGCGGCCAGGTCGCGGCACATCGCGGCGCGGGCCGGGCTGCCGATGTCGGCGATCCAGCTGTCGCGGGGCGAGCCGGTCCTGCCCACGGAGTACGTGTAA
- a CDS encoding Mov34/MPN/PAD-1 family protein, with the protein MLTITRALYDQIVAHSREDHPDEACGVVAGPVGSGRPERFIPMLNAARSPTFYEFDSADLLKLYRELDDRDEEPVIIYHSHTATEAYPSRTDISYANEPGAHYVLVSTADTDGAGPFQFRSFTIVESVVTEEDVKIVEAYE; encoded by the coding sequence ATGCTGACCATCACCCGGGCCCTGTACGACCAGATCGTGGCGCACTCCCGCGAGGACCACCCCGACGAGGCCTGCGGCGTGGTCGCGGGTCCCGTCGGCAGCGGCCGCCCCGAGCGGTTCATCCCGATGCTGAACGCCGCGCGCTCGCCCACGTTCTACGAGTTCGACTCCGCCGACCTGCTGAAGCTCTACCGCGAGCTGGACGACCGGGACGAAGAGCCCGTGATCATCTACCACTCGCACACCGCGACCGAGGCCTACCCCTCCCGCACCGACATCTCCTACGCGAACGAGCCCGGCGCCCACTACGTCCTGGTCTCCACTGCCGACACCGACGGCGCGGGCCCCTTCCAGTTCCGCTCCTTCACCATCGTCGAGAGCGTCGTGACCGAGGAGGACGTGAAGATCGTCGAGGCCTACGAGTAG
- a CDS encoding DUF2017 domain-containing protein, protein MAGRFEPLPGGGAAVALDEVEISILRSLAVQLLELIGPGDEPVEGEDPLAALFAEGPSEPPADPALKRLFPDAYGDEDEELRAAAADFRRYTENDLRARKREDALAVIRSLDALSPTGEGGAVLKLTADESRSWLGALNDLRLTIGTRLEVTDEDESGELYRLPDSDPRKPMVMAYLWLGALQESLVETLMPGD, encoded by the coding sequence ATGGCGGGCCGTTTCGAGCCGCTGCCCGGCGGCGGCGCGGCCGTCGCGCTCGACGAGGTCGAGATCTCCATCCTCCGTTCCCTGGCCGTACAGCTCCTGGAGCTGATCGGGCCGGGCGACGAGCCCGTGGAGGGCGAGGACCCGCTGGCCGCCCTCTTCGCCGAGGGCCCGAGCGAGCCTCCGGCCGATCCCGCCCTCAAGCGGCTCTTCCCCGACGCGTACGGCGACGAGGACGAGGAGCTGCGGGCCGCGGCGGCCGACTTCCGCCGCTACACCGAGAACGACCTGCGGGCCCGTAAGCGCGAGGACGCCCTCGCGGTGATCCGCAGCCTCGACGCGCTCTCCCCGACCGGCGAGGGCGGGGCGGTCCTCAAGCTCACCGCCGACGAGTCGCGCTCCTGGCTCGGCGCGCTCAACGACCTGCGGCTGACCATCGGGACCCGTCTGGAGGTCACCGACGAGGACGAGAGCGGGGAGCTGTACCGGCTGCCGGACTCCGATCCGCGCAAGCCGATGGTGATGGCGTACCTCTGGCTCGGCGCGCTCCAGGAATCACTGGTCGAGACGCTGATGCCCGGCGACTGA